In Primulina huaijiensis isolate GDHJ02 chromosome 6, ASM1229523v2, whole genome shotgun sequence, a single window of DNA contains:
- the LOC140979527 gene encoding probable polygalacturonase isoform X3, with product MKRLVILLLLLVSSYAVEYNGECETAWPLTPRPHSVSVSEFGAVGDGRTLNTLAFQNAIFYLKSFVDKGGAQLYVPAGRWLIGCINLTSHLTLFLEKDAIILGAQDYSQWGVVGPLPSYGGGPGGLEVPGRYRSLITGQNLTDVVITGNNGTIDGQGLVWWEQVNEHSSNHSRPHLIELIGSTDVFISNLTFLNAPASNIHPAYCSFLRVQNITIYSPPDSPYTSGIVPDSSKHICIENCNISMGYDAIALKSGWDEYGIAYGKPTTKVHIREVHLTASSGSGIAFGSEMSGGISNILVEHIHILDSLSGIQLKTARGRGGYIKNIKISDVFMENLKEGIEATGHYDSHPDKNFDPDALPVVSEISVKDVVGVNVTTVGNFSGIDEFPFTSICLSNVSFSFTSDDPSLRWLCSNVIGSSINVSLEPCSELRSPFSNSSSDCFFLHSYLTSQVADL from the exons ATGAAGAGGCTTGTAA TACTTCTTTTGCTCCTGGTATCGAGTTATGCTGTAGAGTACAATGGAGAATGTGAGACTGCCTGGCCATTAACTCCCAGACCTCACAGTGTTTCTGTTTCCGAATTTGGGGCAGTTGGAGATGGGCGAACTTTGAACACTTTAGCATTTCAGAATGCCATTTTCTATCTCAAGTCCTTTGTGGACAAGGGTGGTGCGCAGCTATATGTTCCGGCAGGCAGGTGGCTTATCGGATGCATCAATCTTACTAGCCATCTTACCCTATTCCTTGAAAAAGATGCCATCATTCTTGGTGCTCAG GATTACAGTCAGTGGGGTGTCGTTGGACCACTGCCTTCTTATGGTGGGGGGCCTGGAGGCCTCGAGGTACCTGGTAGGTATCGCAGCTTGATCACTGGGCAGAATTTAACTGATGTGGTTATAACAG GCAATAATGGAACTATTGATGGTCAGGGTTTGGTTTGGTGGGAACAAGTGAATGAACATTCCTCAAATCACAGTCGACCACATTTAATAGAATTAATTGGCTCCACCGATGTTTTTATATCGAACTTAACCTTCTTGAATGCACCTGCTTCGAACATACACCCAGCTTATTGCAG CTTCTTGCGAGTCCAGAACATAACCATATATTCTCCACCTGATTCTCCATATACTAGCGGAATAGTTCCAG ATTCTTCCAAGCATATTTGCATTGAGAACTGCAACATTAGCATGGGATATGATGCAATTGCTCTTAAAAGTGGTTGGGATGAGTATGGCATTGCATATGGCAAACCAACCACCAAAGTTCACATTCGAGAGGTTCACCTGACAGCTTCTTCGGGATCGGGAATAGCATTTGGCAGTGAAATGTCTGGTGGCATTTCGAATATTCTAGTCGAGCACATTCATATACTTGATTCATTATCCGGCATCCAGCTAAAGACAGCGAGAGGAAGGGGTGGCTatatcaaaaacataaaaatatcagaTGTTTTCATGGAAAATTTGAAGGAAGGAATCGAAGCTACAGGTCATTATGATTCTCATCCAGATAAAAATTTTGATCCGGATGCTCTTCCAGTGGTTAGTGAAATCTCAGTTAAGGACGTAGTTGGTGTAAATGTTACTACAGTCGGTAATTTTTCAGGAATTGATGAATTTCCGTTCACTTCTATATGTCTGTCAAATGTTTCATTTTCATTCACTTCCGATGATCCATCTTTACGGTGGTTGTGCTCCAATGTCATTGGTTCATCTATTAATGTATCACTTGAACCTTGTTCTGAACTCCGAAGCCCGTTTTCCAATTCATCCTCAGATTGTTTCTTCTTGCACTCATATCTGACTAGTCAAGTTGCAGACTTGTAA
- the LOC140978936 gene encoding peter Pan-like protein isoform X1, translated as MARFRNKKRIPFVKPIHKKQPTVDHVTGDKIPKSFVFCRGKLPGPLPQLQMDLRKLMLPFTALKLKEKKRNNLKDFLNVAGPMGVTHFLILSKTESAPYLRIARAPQGPTLTFKIHEYSLASDVTQSQLRPRCPKDLFKNPPLIVLSGFGTGEQHLKLTTIMFQNIFPAIDINTVKLSSCQRIVLLNYNKDTNLIDFRQYSIRLQPVDVSRRIRKFVQNHQVPDLRSFQDVSDFVTKTGYGSESEVDDEAATVSLPTDIGRVNRASNKSAVKLQEVGPRMTLQLTKIEEGLCSGGVIFSECGAFSHLKLLVSVQLYSCIFNGFVHPKRH; from the exons ATGGCTCGTTTCCGCAAT AAGAAGAGGATTCCGTTTGTAAAGCCCATTCATAAGAAACAGCCGACTGTAGATCATGTAACTGGTGATAAAATTCCGAAAAGTTTTGTCTTTTGCCGTGGGAAATTGCCTGGCCCACTTCCACAACTGCAAATGGATTTGAGAAAATTGATGCTTCCTTTCACTGCTCTAAAGCTCAAG GAGAAAAAGCGAAATAATCTCAAAGACTTCTTGAATGTTGCGGGGCCCATGGGTGTTACACATTTTCTCATTTTGTCGAAAACTGAATCCGCTCCATACCTGCGGATTGCAAGGGCACCGCAAGGCCCAACTCTTACCTTCAAGATACATGAATACTCCTTAGCTTCTGATGTTACTCAATCTCAATTGCGTCCGAGATGCCCTAAAGATCTGTTTAAAAACCCACCCCTg ATAGTACTCTCTGGTTTTGGGACAGGGGAGCAACATCTAAAGCTTACCACTATAATGTTTCAGAACATTTTTCCTGCGATCGATATAAATACT GTCAAACTTTCGTCATGCCAAAGGATTGTGTTACTTAATTATAATAAAGACACAAACCTTATTGATTTTCGGCAATACTCCATCAGGTTGCAACCTGTAGATGTTTCTCGAAGAATTAGGAAGTTCGTGCAGAACCATCAGGTGCCGGATTTGAGAAGTTTTCAGGATGTGAGTGATTTTGTGACGAA GACTGGTTATGGATCAGAAAGTGAAGTGGATGACGAAGCAGCTACTGTAAGTCTACCGACAGACATTGGTAGGGTTAACAGGGCTTCTAATAAAAGTGCTGTTAAACTCCAAGAAGTCGGACCTAGGATGACACTTCAACTCACAAAAATCGAGGAAGGATTGTGTTCCGGTGGAGTCATATTCAGTGAATGTGGTGCATTTTCCCATCTGAAACTTCTTGTATCCGTTCAATTATATTCATGcatttttaatggttttgttcATCCAAAGAGGCACTGA
- the LOC140978936 gene encoding peter Pan-like protein isoform X2, which yields MARFRNKKRIPFVKPIHKKQPTVDHVTGDKIPKSFVFCRGKLPGPLPQLQMDLRKLMLPFTALKLKEKKRNNLKDFLNVAGPMGVTHFLILSKTESAPYLRIARAPQGPTLTFKIHEYSLASDVTQSQLRPRCPKDLFKNPPLIVLSGFGTGEQHLKLTTIMFQNIFPAIDINTVKLSSCQRIVLLNYNKDTNLIDFRQYSIRLQPVDVSRRIRKFVQNHQVPDLRSFQDVSDFVTKTGYGSESEVDDEAATVSLPTDIGRVNRASNKSAVKLQEVGPRMTLQLTKIEEGLCSGGVIFSECGNSEQQSQNS from the exons ATGGCTCGTTTCCGCAAT AAGAAGAGGATTCCGTTTGTAAAGCCCATTCATAAGAAACAGCCGACTGTAGATCATGTAACTGGTGATAAAATTCCGAAAAGTTTTGTCTTTTGCCGTGGGAAATTGCCTGGCCCACTTCCACAACTGCAAATGGATTTGAGAAAATTGATGCTTCCTTTCACTGCTCTAAAGCTCAAG GAGAAAAAGCGAAATAATCTCAAAGACTTCTTGAATGTTGCGGGGCCCATGGGTGTTACACATTTTCTCATTTTGTCGAAAACTGAATCCGCTCCATACCTGCGGATTGCAAGGGCACCGCAAGGCCCAACTCTTACCTTCAAGATACATGAATACTCCTTAGCTTCTGATGTTACTCAATCTCAATTGCGTCCGAGATGCCCTAAAGATCTGTTTAAAAACCCACCCCTg ATAGTACTCTCTGGTTTTGGGACAGGGGAGCAACATCTAAAGCTTACCACTATAATGTTTCAGAACATTTTTCCTGCGATCGATATAAATACT GTCAAACTTTCGTCATGCCAAAGGATTGTGTTACTTAATTATAATAAAGACACAAACCTTATTGATTTTCGGCAATACTCCATCAGGTTGCAACCTGTAGATGTTTCTCGAAGAATTAGGAAGTTCGTGCAGAACCATCAGGTGCCGGATTTGAGAAGTTTTCAGGATGTGAGTGATTTTGTGACGAA GACTGGTTATGGATCAGAAAGTGAAGTGGATGACGAAGCAGCTACTGTAAGTCTACCGACAGACATTGGTAGGGTTAACAGGGCTTCTAATAAAAGTGCTGTTAAACTCCAAGAAGTCGGACCTAGGATGACACTTCAACTCACAAAAATCGAGGAAGGATTGTGTTCCGGTGGAGTCATATTCAGTGAATGTG GTAACAGTGAACAACAGTCGCAAAACTCATGA
- the LOC140979527 gene encoding probable polygalacturonase isoform X1 yields MKRLVSMFVDSFFVLLLLLVSSYAVEYNGECETAWPLTPRPHSVSVSEFGAVGDGRTLNTLAFQNAIFYLKSFVDKGGAQLYVPAGRWLIGCINLTSHLTLFLEKDAIILGAQDYSQWGVVGPLPSYGGGPGGLEVPGRYRSLITGQNLTDVVITGNNGTIDGQGLVWWEQVNEHSSNHSRPHLIELIGSTDVFISNLTFLNAPASNIHPAYCSFLRVQNITIYSPPDSPYTSGIVPDSSKHICIENCNISMGYDAIALKSGWDEYGIAYGKPTTKVHIREVHLTASSGSGIAFGSEMSGGISNILVEHIHILDSLSGIQLKTARGRGGYIKNIKISDVFMENLKEGIEATGHYDSHPDKNFDPDALPVVSEISVKDVVGVNVTTVGNFSGIDEFPFTSICLSNVSFSFTSDDPSLRWLCSNVIGSSINVSLEPCSELRSPFSNSSSDCFFLHSYLTSQVADL; encoded by the exons ATGAAGAGGCTTGTAAGTATGTTCGTTGATTCTTTTTTCG TACTTCTTTTGCTCCTGGTATCGAGTTATGCTGTAGAGTACAATGGAGAATGTGAGACTGCCTGGCCATTAACTCCCAGACCTCACAGTGTTTCTGTTTCCGAATTTGGGGCAGTTGGAGATGGGCGAACTTTGAACACTTTAGCATTTCAGAATGCCATTTTCTATCTCAAGTCCTTTGTGGACAAGGGTGGTGCGCAGCTATATGTTCCGGCAGGCAGGTGGCTTATCGGATGCATCAATCTTACTAGCCATCTTACCCTATTCCTTGAAAAAGATGCCATCATTCTTGGTGCTCAG GATTACAGTCAGTGGGGTGTCGTTGGACCACTGCCTTCTTATGGTGGGGGGCCTGGAGGCCTCGAGGTACCTGGTAGGTATCGCAGCTTGATCACTGGGCAGAATTTAACTGATGTGGTTATAACAG GCAATAATGGAACTATTGATGGTCAGGGTTTGGTTTGGTGGGAACAAGTGAATGAACATTCCTCAAATCACAGTCGACCACATTTAATAGAATTAATTGGCTCCACCGATGTTTTTATATCGAACTTAACCTTCTTGAATGCACCTGCTTCGAACATACACCCAGCTTATTGCAG CTTCTTGCGAGTCCAGAACATAACCATATATTCTCCACCTGATTCTCCATATACTAGCGGAATAGTTCCAG ATTCTTCCAAGCATATTTGCATTGAGAACTGCAACATTAGCATGGGATATGATGCAATTGCTCTTAAAAGTGGTTGGGATGAGTATGGCATTGCATATGGCAAACCAACCACCAAAGTTCACATTCGAGAGGTTCACCTGACAGCTTCTTCGGGATCGGGAATAGCATTTGGCAGTGAAATGTCTGGTGGCATTTCGAATATTCTAGTCGAGCACATTCATATACTTGATTCATTATCCGGCATCCAGCTAAAGACAGCGAGAGGAAGGGGTGGCTatatcaaaaacataaaaatatcagaTGTTTTCATGGAAAATTTGAAGGAAGGAATCGAAGCTACAGGTCATTATGATTCTCATCCAGATAAAAATTTTGATCCGGATGCTCTTCCAGTGGTTAGTGAAATCTCAGTTAAGGACGTAGTTGGTGTAAATGTTACTACAGTCGGTAATTTTTCAGGAATTGATGAATTTCCGTTCACTTCTATATGTCTGTCAAATGTTTCATTTTCATTCACTTCCGATGATCCATCTTTACGGTGGTTGTGCTCCAATGTCATTGGTTCATCTATTAATGTATCACTTGAACCTTGTTCTGAACTCCGAAGCCCGTTTTCCAATTCATCCTCAGATTGTTTCTTCTTGCACTCATATCTGACTAGTCAAGTTGCAGACTTGTAA
- the LOC140979527 gene encoding probable polygalacturonase isoform X2, with amino-acid sequence MKRLAVLLLLLVSSYAVEYNGECETAWPLTPRPHSVSVSEFGAVGDGRTLNTLAFQNAIFYLKSFVDKGGAQLYVPAGRWLIGCINLTSHLTLFLEKDAIILGAQDYSQWGVVGPLPSYGGGPGGLEVPGRYRSLITGQNLTDVVITGNNGTIDGQGLVWWEQVNEHSSNHSRPHLIELIGSTDVFISNLTFLNAPASNIHPAYCSFLRVQNITIYSPPDSPYTSGIVPDSSKHICIENCNISMGYDAIALKSGWDEYGIAYGKPTTKVHIREVHLTASSGSGIAFGSEMSGGISNILVEHIHILDSLSGIQLKTARGRGGYIKNIKISDVFMENLKEGIEATGHYDSHPDKNFDPDALPVVSEISVKDVVGVNVTTVGNFSGIDEFPFTSICLSNVSFSFTSDDPSLRWLCSNVIGSSINVSLEPCSELRSPFSNSSSDCFFLHSYLTSQVADL; translated from the exons ATGAAGAGGCTT GCAGTACTTCTTTTGCTCCTGGTATCGAGTTATGCTGTAGAGTACAATGGAGAATGTGAGACTGCCTGGCCATTAACTCCCAGACCTCACAGTGTTTCTGTTTCCGAATTTGGGGCAGTTGGAGATGGGCGAACTTTGAACACTTTAGCATTTCAGAATGCCATTTTCTATCTCAAGTCCTTTGTGGACAAGGGTGGTGCGCAGCTATATGTTCCGGCAGGCAGGTGGCTTATCGGATGCATCAATCTTACTAGCCATCTTACCCTATTCCTTGAAAAAGATGCCATCATTCTTGGTGCTCAG GATTACAGTCAGTGGGGTGTCGTTGGACCACTGCCTTCTTATGGTGGGGGGCCTGGAGGCCTCGAGGTACCTGGTAGGTATCGCAGCTTGATCACTGGGCAGAATTTAACTGATGTGGTTATAACAG GCAATAATGGAACTATTGATGGTCAGGGTTTGGTTTGGTGGGAACAAGTGAATGAACATTCCTCAAATCACAGTCGACCACATTTAATAGAATTAATTGGCTCCACCGATGTTTTTATATCGAACTTAACCTTCTTGAATGCACCTGCTTCGAACATACACCCAGCTTATTGCAG CTTCTTGCGAGTCCAGAACATAACCATATATTCTCCACCTGATTCTCCATATACTAGCGGAATAGTTCCAG ATTCTTCCAAGCATATTTGCATTGAGAACTGCAACATTAGCATGGGATATGATGCAATTGCTCTTAAAAGTGGTTGGGATGAGTATGGCATTGCATATGGCAAACCAACCACCAAAGTTCACATTCGAGAGGTTCACCTGACAGCTTCTTCGGGATCGGGAATAGCATTTGGCAGTGAAATGTCTGGTGGCATTTCGAATATTCTAGTCGAGCACATTCATATACTTGATTCATTATCCGGCATCCAGCTAAAGACAGCGAGAGGAAGGGGTGGCTatatcaaaaacataaaaatatcagaTGTTTTCATGGAAAATTTGAAGGAAGGAATCGAAGCTACAGGTCATTATGATTCTCATCCAGATAAAAATTTTGATCCGGATGCTCTTCCAGTGGTTAGTGAAATCTCAGTTAAGGACGTAGTTGGTGTAAATGTTACTACAGTCGGTAATTTTTCAGGAATTGATGAATTTCCGTTCACTTCTATATGTCTGTCAAATGTTTCATTTTCATTCACTTCCGATGATCCATCTTTACGGTGGTTGTGCTCCAATGTCATTGGTTCATCTATTAATGTATCACTTGAACCTTGTTCTGAACTCCGAAGCCCGTTTTCCAATTCATCCTCAGATTGTTTCTTCTTGCACTCATATCTGACTAGTCAAGTTGCAGACTTGTAA
- the LOC140978251 gene encoding uncharacterized protein, whose amino-acid sequence MSRGRAVESCTFHLQSWRPFKLDCDSPKTGPHSKRPCRSDRATSFSVDALLDMSKLSLFDDGNPLAAAHKRWFARKRRRRGGSRSVSGRSSDRRCCSLGASAANGTCSDFPMAAGTDSSGELFVNGSGEMNWASDVSEVARNSRREREGNVVGERDGQFGNFDGLGNESGYGSEPGYRGDVELGYGDEVEEEEDDPRLLFWGKEFGDNSSNLERVGENSLQKTHHRGRRKKHDLRMFDALR is encoded by the exons ATGTCACGCGGTCGCGCCGTGGAGTCCTGTACCTTCCACCTTCAGAGCTGGAGGCCCTTTAAGTTGGATTGCGATTCACCCAAAACTGGCCCTCACAGCAAGCGTCCCTGCCGCTCCGACCGAGCCACCTCCTTTTCCGTCGACGCCCTTCTCGATATGTCCAAGCTCAGTCTTTTTGATGATGGTAACCCGCTTGCCGCCGCCCACAAGCGCTGGTTTGCGCGGAAGCGTCGCCGCCGTGGAGGGTCGAGGTCCGTGTCGGGTCGCAGCTCCGATAGGCGGTGCTGCTCTCTTGGGGCGTCCGCGGCCAACGGAACTTGCTCGGACTTCCCGATGGCTGCGGGGACAGATTCCAGCGGAGAGCTGTTTGTTAATGGAAGCGGGGAAATGAATTGGGCATCCGATGTGAGCGAGGTAGCGAGGAATTCAAGGAGAGAGAGAGAAGGTAATGTGGTTGGAGAAAGGGATGGGCAATTTGGGAATTTTGATGGTCTGGGGAATGAATCAGGATATGGGAGTGAACCGGGGTACCGAGGTGATGTAGAGCTTGGATATGGCGACGAGGTTGAAGAGGAAGAGGATGATCCGCGGCTATTGTTCTGGGGCAAAGAATTTGGAG ATAATTCTTCCAATTTGGAGAGGGTGGGTGAGAACTCCCTGCAGAAAACACATCACCGAGGCAGACGGAAAAAACATGATTTGAGAATGTTTGATGCCCTGAGATAG